From Cydia strobilella chromosome 3, ilCydStro3.1, whole genome shotgun sequence:
acaaatgtttataaataatttgtttgcatcaaaacaaaaactagTTTCTTTGTCTTTTCACCTAAATAACCGATATGCACATTTATCTATTAAGATTCTTTTATTCTGAATTAGAGACCGGGGATATTTATCTCAATAAGTGTGATGCTTGGTAAAGGCCTTTTCTAAATCTTCCCATTGACAACCGTCATGGGCCAATCTCCTACAATTCTAGCCATCTGTCAGTCGCTACCTCTTATCTTTGCTATCTCATCATTTCATCATGGCAATAACTTCTGCAATACTAATCAATCACCTTTTTTGTTATCTCTTACCATATATAGGCATTATATACTCATGCatcattagaacaaaaaataaccttttagtgtcattagactatccaaaaaataatagtaataatacctagtaaatattcaattattgtcattttacaactcattgttaataattaacttcACTGAGCACCTGAATTGTACCTGAACAGAGCACAATACCATCCTTACCATTTTGACTTCTTATAACCATGTTGGCTCTTAATGATAGTTCTCTGCGTCTCACCAATCTCACCGTGATGGTTATTTGCTTGCATTTTCGTCGAGATCTATTCTCATTGTATTCCAACGTGTCTCAACGTGTCAGtccaaaaacaaacaatgacaAAAAACACAGGTTAATAACTAGATCAATACATAGCAAATGTCCAGTGcattgcaaatttaaaacaacttttattttaaacaaatgaaaccaattgtcaatcattttgtttaccgtacaaaacaaactaatgaaatcgtgtatcatatatatttatatatatatacactattgtcttgattatgaaattaacattcaaaagaccaagcaacttacattactatgtacctctttcatcatcatcatcaattttaAGAGCTATGCTCTTGTTGATGGAGTAATTACCATTCTTTGCTGGGCCAGCCTTTTGACTCCCTCGTACAACATGACAGAAACTCTATCTTTCATTTGGCTGAGATATGTGTTCCTCTGCGTCTTTCTCGCTCAATCTTGCCCTTCAGGATGTTTAAAAAGAATCTGTCGTGCGGGTCGTGCCGTATTAGATGACTAATCATCTTGCACCTTCTGTTAGCTGTTGTGCCTAACAGGCATCTCTTCTCTCCTGCCATGCTCAGTTCCTCAACGTTCGTCTTCCTTTCTGTCCAGCTAATCCTTAgcatcctccgccaacaccGGATTTCAAAGGCCTCCAATCGCTCTCTGTCCCGTTGTGTTACTGTCCACGTCTCACAAACATTTAAAGCAATGCTCCAGATATACGCCTTAACTAAGcgttttttttcacattcttcGAGATGTGTGCTTCATCTCTATATAGGTGAAAATAATCATCCAATTTCTATGTGGGCATTTGAATTCACAATCCCGCTTTCTGAgttgaaatcatccatagatttaatgctcagtaaaaggggtttagcacacaaaccactgcttgctttgacatttcttttattacattgatatacaggattaattataagattacataaagatcaaatcgagcataagtaacataacctcgcgcacaggcctgccgccaaatctgacagctctctctctcaaaactaaaatgaccatagatacaacaatcaaaagtatagagccaggtacatactacatgtaattatcagtagtattaggccacatataggatattaactattgtgatgcttacatGAGAAACTCGCAATTACTCCAGCAGGAGATTTTAAACCCCTTGTCAATTTTGTCATAAGTACGTGCTCAAGGCAACTTTCGCTAAACCTCTGAACTCTGTTTAATTAAGGCGGAACCACACAATTAATAACAGTACAGTTGGCATCAATTGTAGCGTGGATATTGTAGAACAACATACTTAGACCACTCTAGTTTCCTCCCAACGGGAAAACCTCCTTCTAATAACACCGATGTTTAACAGCAAAGCTCACGACGTTTCTTCCTGGCGCGTGCAACTCGTTTTCAGGGCTGGGCTTGCAGTGCAGTGGTTAATTTGCTCGTTATTATCTTCATTAAcgttattattaaatacattaagtattgagtaggtatattataactACTGTAAGAGCTTATGACAACTGCGGGGGGGGTTCTTTGAGCGTCTCAACAGCCGATCACAGCCGAACGTTCAAGAGCAATTCATGAAAATATTCAGCTGCATTACGTCAGAATTGATGATAAAATGCAGATTTCTAAGGTTAATTGCCATAACCCGCCAACTGGAAAGTTGCCAGTGTTGCCacgtattattagattattagaCTATTGGATTGGCTGCTACCTGCATTAGAGGAAGGGTagtaattattgtaaaaattcaCTTAGTTATTAAtgttcaaataaaaaacatacacaCTCACTAACATACACTCATAAACATACTCACTGCATGAATGTAAAccacaaaattaattttgaattgcCCTTACCCAGTTTGCGCTTTtaagttattataatatatgtattaaatatgtataatatatgtatttggaACATTGCTAGAAATAGGAAAGGCGATGTCGCGGCCTCTCGAGGGTAGGGTGAAAGTGAAAGCACTCCGCTCCgtctatttatttacattttcctCACATGGGAGAGCAACGCTCGCCGAATTTCTTTGCCTCACCACCTAAATAGTGGGTGTATTCTAACCCTTAGCGGCGATCGCCGATACTCTGTAGGGGCCTAAATgcatatctatatttatatgtacGAAAAAAATGGCTGTTTCATAGATTCATATATTCGGCTGATGAGACGTCAAAGATTTTTATGGggcaataaaattttatttgcgATTTCGTAGAGGTAATAAGGATGAGTAAGGGTTGAAAAAACAACctttacctactcgtatatcGGAGTATTCAGGAATAAACGTATCACAAAAATACAAGTTGGTAACAAACGAATCCTTATTAACATACGATGTAATTAACATTTGGCGGCACGTGGCGCGAATTAACCGCAGCCCGCAGCCCCTGTATATATGTACCTGTCCGcctgtatgtaggtatgtatgtaggtgTTTACGTAACACCGTAAATTGACACTTGATTTGATGGGGGGCTTCGCGATCTGACCACTAGGCTAGGCTctatttattatacctaccttCATACTTAAACAgtatttattatacctacagtcagcagcagTAATTAACAGGAGTAAATGTCTTTAAAGATGATGATGTGATGAGAGCGTGTGTAGATAATTTGGAATACCTCACCCACTTAGCTACTACTTAACTGCTACAGACAGTACCTATTCTGGATTACAATCACACTCATCTCtaattatacctaataataaaacaGTCATGTAGTTTACTGATAATATGAAagacatattaaaaatattaaaccgGGGCACTCGCGTGGTATTTAAAGTCGACGATTGTTCGACATGTTACGCTTCGTAACGAGGAGCATCTTTAACGGGAATATGTCTGTGTcgcacggaagttttgttattaatgtgagcacttcctacaaaaccttCAATACGAAAACAATCCCAAATTCATCATGCCCAAATTGTTACCGTTACTACTGTTGCAGAGTGTTCAAACGATTCCGCGAGGTGAACCCCGAGCTGATCCCTAAGAGCATGACGGAGAACCAGGCGCACACCATCGTCGTGCCCGCCAACGAGATAGAGAAGCTGCCTGAACTCAGGGTcagtcactcactcactcactacTAATGTAACCTATGTACTAATTGGCAGGTTggttagtaagtaggtacatatttacataggtaaTACATAGTTAAATATGCTCCATCTCCATGCACAGTGCCCATTTAAATAgctatttaaatgaaattcagAATAGCTTTCATCAAATAGTATACATAAAGCCGCAGAAGTGTATTAGGCGCGGAACCGTTATCGTTATCGCGGGACATAACGGCGGCACGTGACGGCACCGGCACCGCCCACCGCCCACCGCCGCATGCTAATTACAACTATTACAAGTACGGCACCTTTACAACTTCTGCTTCTGACTCGAGACTGCAGACGACAACCACTCAAGTTGCTAAtgatttgtaattaattaattattttaaattacttaaacttTTTTCCAAGATACTGTGCgtacatgtacatacataatagAGCTCTCAGATAGTTGAAGGCTCTATTTATATATGTGGGTCACATGCCATACTGTAAAAGCTTTCGCCCACACGGACGCGGATCCGCTGTTTGAAGAGCGAGACAGTGCTCCGCCGCGAGGCCCGCGATGCCCGGGACCGCGCGCGTCCGTGTGTCCGCGGTGTGTTCGAACCGcagcgctagtgtagatgacGGTGTGTGTGTGTCGTGTTGCAGGAGAACCCGTTCAAGCGGCGCATCTGCGAGGTGTTCTCGCACGATGGCTCCGGGAACCTCACCTTCGAGGACTTCCTCGACATGATGTCCGTCTTCAGCGAGGCCGCGCCAAGAGACATCAAGGCTTGGTAACCTAACATGTTCCAACAAATAACTACAACAAGAAAGTACATGTAAACTTGTAAACCCTCTATGTGAGCCAGTTAACGAGCGATCAGTTGATCGCCGCTAGTAAGTCTGTAGGGTCTGTAGGTATATATCGAGCTGTCACCGTCGAAGAGGTAACACACTGTAGGTATATATCGAGTTTACGTGTTTTAAAATACCTTCGCAGCGAGATCACTGATCCCTCGACTTTCACGACCTCAGGCCTCAGGACGGACTGaggaatatttttattataaacttgaATTTGAGCGTAGATTCCGATGATAAACGATCACGTAGCTTCATTAGAGTTGATTCATTGCGTTTGTCGGCGGCCGCGCGGGCCGCGGCGCCGCGGCATACGAAACCAACTCCCGCAGATACTCGGAGCTCCTCAAATTAAACATTAGTCCGACACGTGCCGCGGTTACTGCCATGAATTATTGTCTGTACCTTTGAGTCCACTAGGGACAAACAAAAGTTGACATTGGTCATTTTAGTGGCTATTTAGGTCATCAGACATTTGATCCTTTTCAAGAATAAAACGCGCGTTGCATACTCATTGAGTTCAATTAGATTTAAGCCAATGGCAGGTCATTAcagtaataatttaaattatcctGTTCGAATTTATTCTACTTAGTTATTTAATTCACTGACTTCAATTCATGTCGTGTTTAAACTTAACtgctaaaataattaaaataaccgCAACATAACAATTCAACGAACCAgctccagctctggacactggaggctttggtcattttttccttcgtatatgatatttattttcaattcaacgaacgttccaaaaatattttacacgaCTTTATAGGAACGTTTCGCTTGTAAGATGTTTGATTGTTGGTGTGCTCGACTGATAATCAAGTAGGTACGTTCGTTTTATTTAGCTACAGCTGCCCACATTGACATACGTGTTCAACTGAACGCTTATACATAACTATCTGCGTAAAATCGTTGTCAGTTGGTGCAAACCTTGTCTAGTCATGTCATGATCATGACACTGCTATAATGCTATATCTATCTGGTGGATGTTTGCGCAGGTACGCGTTCCGCATCTACGACCTGGACGACGATATGTACATCGGGCGCGGCGACCTGCTGCAGGCGGCGCGGCTGCTGACGCGCGGCCAGCTGACGGCGCGCGAGCTGCAGGATGTGGTGTCCAGCGTGCTGGACGAGGCCGACCTCGACGCCGACCAGCGCCTCTCCTTCATGGACTTCGAGCACGTCGTCGTTCGCGCCCCGGACTTCCTCTCCACCTTCCACATCCGCGTCTAAGCCACGCAGGCGCAGCTGACTATAATTATAAGTTTGAACTCATActcatatatttattgcatccatagtaggtacctacacaggtgttacataatagttggtctcacatgggccctggtagggcacggcACTATACTAAATACATGATAAGTCGATCATGATAAATACATATCTGAAATCAAATACATATCTGCGGgcctatactatactatactatactatactatactaagaTAACGATCGACATCGTTGATAGATAAtgcttttcgtagcatctgctatcacaatgtttttttgttggcgtttgtcgatgtacgattgtcatcttagctCGGCCCCTGGTGGTTTTATTTCAAGTGATTATTACAACGTATACAAATGTCACAAGATCTCGGCTCACTGGCGACTAAACACGGTAAATGATAAAACGACAAGCTCTAATGAAACAGTCATGAAACCGACCCTGTACAGTACTGTACatactactatactatactactgTATAATAGTATGTACTTAAATAGTTATTGCATAATATTTAGCTGTATATaggataaaataattaaaaactacaaGTTTGGTTTTACGACAATGCTAGcacatcaaaaatattttcataaaaggtGACGCGAATTCTCTACTAGTACCAACCACTAcacaatattatacaaattgCTGAGCtctcttttttaataaaaccagAAAATAAACCATGCGACAGTGGCAGCCTGGCAGGCAGGTAAGTTAcgtttaatattatatgtatccgccgcgccgcccgcggctgTTTGTAATCTCCCGTTTTTCAAGGAAGCTGCATTTCGCCCGGATTTATCATTTTACTTTACAGAGATTTCGGTCTCGGAAAATGGGCTGAAAGCTTCCaagttaatttaataattttacctGCACGCTGACATTACATGAACATAATAAAATGAACATTATTGGCAATGAATGGGCACCAAATACTCGTATACATACGATAGATACGCTAAATTAATGAGGACTGGCGAAGAACTCAAAAAGGCACTAAAGC
This genomic window contains:
- the LOC134756330 gene encoding calcium and integrin-binding family member 3; this encodes MGNKVVTFTEQQLEDYQDCTFFTRKEILRVFKRFREVNPELIPKSMTENQAHTIVVPANEIEKLPELRENPFKRRICEVFSHDGSGNLTFEDFLDMMSVFSEAAPRDIKAWYAFRIYDLDDDMYIGRGDLLQAARLLTRGQLTARELQDVVSSVLDEADLDADQRLSFMDFEHVVVRAPDFLSTFHIRV